Proteins co-encoded in one Bacteroidota bacterium genomic window:
- the tuf gene encoding elongation factor Tu — protein sequence MAKEKFDRSKPHVNIGTIGHVDHGKTTLTAAITTVLADKGLAELRDFSSIDNAPEEKERGITINTSHVEYATEKRHYAHVDCPGHADYVKNMVTGAAQMDGAILVVAATDGPMPQTREHILLARQVGVPRIVVFMNKVDMVEDAELLDLVEMEIRELLSFYKFDGDNTPIIRGSALGGLNKDPKWVDKIMELMNAVDEYIPLPPRDKDKPFLMPVEDVFTITGRGTVATGRIETGVINSNDAVDIIGMGAEKLASTVTGVEMFRKILDYGEAGDNVGLLLRGIEKKDIRRGMVIAKPGSVKPHAKFKAEVYILKKEEGGRHTPFHNKYRPQFYFRTTDVTGEIELESGREMVMPGDNVTITVNLINPIAMDKGLRFAIREGGRTVGAGQVTEILD from the coding sequence ATGGCAAAAGAAAAATTCGACCGTTCCAAACCACACGTAAACATTGGAACTATTGGTCACGTTGACCACGGAAAAACTACCTTAACTGCTGCTATTACAACTGTATTAGCTGACAAAGGTTTAGCAGAATTACGCGATTTCTCTTCAATCGACAACGCTCCTGAAGAAAAAGAACGCGGTATTACAATTAATACTTCACACGTTGAGTATGCAACAGAAAAACGTCACTACGCACACGTTGACTGTCCTGGCCACGCTGACTACGTTAAAAACATGGTTACAGGTGCTGCACAAATGGACGGTGCTATCTTAGTGGTAGCTGCTACTGATGGTCCGATGCCACAAACTCGCGAGCATATCCTTTTAGCTCGTCAGGTAGGTGTACCTCGTATCGTTGTATTCATGAATAAAGTTGACATGGTTGAAGATGCTGAGTTATTAGACTTAGTTGAAATGGAAATCCGTGAATTATTATCATTCTACAAGTTTGATGGTGATAACACTCCAATCATCCGTGGTTCTGCTTTAGGTGGATTAAACAAAGACCCAAAATGGGTTGATAAAATCATGGAATTAATGAACGCGGTTGATGAGTATATCCCTCTTCCTCCACGTGATAAAGATAAGCCTTTCTTGATGCCGGTAGAAGACGTGTTCACGATCACTGGTCGTGGTACAGTTGCTACAGGTCGTATCGAAACTGGTGTGATCAACTCTAACGATGCAGTAGATATCATTGGTATGGGTGCTGAGAAATTAGCATCAACTGTAACTGGTGTAGAGATGTTCCGTAAAATCTTAGATTACGGTGAGGCTGGAGATAACGTAGGTTTATTATTACGTGGTATCGAGAAAAAAGATATCCGTCGTGGTATGGTTATCGCAAAACCTGGTTCAGTAAAACCACACGCTAAATTTAAAGCTGAGGTTTATATCTTGAAGAAAGAAGAAGGTGGACGTCACACTCCATTCCATAACAAATACCGTCCTCAATTCTATTTCCGTACTACTGACGTTACAGGAGAAATCGAATTAGAATCAGGTCGCGAAATGGTTATGCCTGGTGATAACGTTACTATCACTGTTAACTTGATCAACCCAATTGCAATGGACAAAGGTTTACGTTTCGCGATTCGCGAAGGTGGCCGTACAGTTGGTGCAGGTCAGGTAACTGAGATCTTAGATTAA